The nucleotide sequence TTATAGGGGTGAGTGGCTTGTTTCGTGCAATGTCTTGTTTTACTTTGCCAATAACAGGATCCTGTTCTTGTGACAATTTTAGGTCAGCATGAGTCAACTGTTCTAGGTGACAAACATCAAGCAACGCAGGACAAGAGTAAACAGTGGGGATGCTACCAGGTGAAACACCTAACTGGTCTATCAGTCTGGACTTTTCATCACTCCAAGACAAGTTGGACAACTGACAAATAGCTTTTACTCCAGACTGTGGAATTTCAGTCCAAGAAAAGGAAGTGGCAGGTTCCGCAGGATAACGGGAAAGCACGTCAGCATCAATGTTGTGTTTGCCTGGCTTATACTGCAGGCTGAAGTTATATGTGGCCAAGGCTGCTAGCCATCTATGACCAGTTGCATTCAACTTTGCACTTGTCAGTACGTAAGTTAGAGGATTGTTATCAGTTCTCACAACAAATGGAACTCCATACAGGTAATCGTGAAACTTGTCTACAACAGCCCACTTTAATGCAAGGAACTCTAGCTGGTGTATGTGATATCTCTGTTCTGAAGCACTCAACTTTCTGCTAGCAAAAGCAACAGGTCGAAGTCCATCAGAGTGTTCTTGATTCAGCACAGCACCAATGCCGCTCAGACTTGCATCAATGTGGAGTACGTACGGTAGGGATGGATCAGCAAAGGCAAGTACAGGTGCCTGAGTTAAACACTTGATTATCTCTTGAAAAGCTTGTTTACATGCGTTGTCCCAACGCTCACCAAATTGATCAGTCTCCTTGAAGTACTTCTTTCCTTCCACCTTACTCTTTCCTTTTGCAGGTGGGTAACCTTTCGTTAACTCTGTCAAAGGTCTTACAATGGAGGAGTAATTCTTAACGAAACGGCGATAAAATCCACAAAATCCAAGGAAAGATCTTAAAGATTTTAGGTCAGTAGGCTCTTTCCACTGAGTCACCGCAGCTACTTTCTCGGGGTCTGGAGCTATTCCTGCAGCAGAAACAATGTGTCCCACATACTTGACTTTTGGCTGACAGAACTGGCACTTGTCGATAGACACTTTCAGCCCCCATTCCTCCAAACGGTCGAGGACTTTCATCAATCGCTCCTCATGCTCTTCCAGTGTACTTCCAAAGACAATGAGGTCATCAAGATAGACAATCACTTGTAATAGATGCATATCTCCAACCACTTTCTCCATTAATCTTTGAAACGTCGCTGGGGCCCCAGTGATTCCTTGTGGCATACGTTGAAACTGGTAGAACCCCAGTGGGCAAATGAATGCAGTTTTTTCTTTGTCTTCCTCAGACATCGCAATTTGGTAATAGCCGCTTCGCAAATCCAAAACTGAAAACCATTTGCTTCCCGCTAGGCAGTCTAATGCATCATCAATGCGAGGGGTGACATATTGATCAGGTGTAGTGCGACTGTTTAGAGTCCGGTAATCAATGCACATTCTCACAGCACCACTCTTTTTGCGCACTATTACTATAGGCGATGCATATGGGCTTCTGGACTCCTCAATGATACCAGCAGCTAGAAGATCTTTCAGATGCCTTCTGACATCATCGATATCGGCTGGGGCAATGCGCCTTGAACGCTCTCTGAATGGGTGAGGATCATGCAGTCTAATTTGATGGGTGACTCCTTTAGCCAAGCCAACATCCCATTCCTGTGTCGAAAACACATTCTTTCGCTCAGCCAGCTTCAAGCGTAATCTTTTCTCCCAAGCTGTAGGTATGTTCGAATCACCAAAGTTAAACACGTCAGGATTAATCTGATCGTTAGACTCTGTAACTCCATGAGCAACAATGACTGTATCTGTAGGGAATATTTGAGCAACTACAGTCCCTGGAGGAACTGAGAGTTCTTTGCTGGTCTCATTTTGAATCAAAATCCTGAAATTGTTTACATCTACTGCTGATGAAGGAAGAACGACAGGGGAAACAAGCAGTCCAGCAGGAAGGGAATCAACAGGAGAGGTTTCAATGAGAAAGATGTCTCTTCTCAAAGGTTTTTCAGACTCAATTTTGCATGAAGCATATCGCTCACCTTGTGATGGGACATTAAGCATACCTGGGCCTTTCCATCTCACTTGGCCCTCAGGTTGGTCGACAGCAAAAGATGTGGTGTCCAGGTGTGTTTGTATTCTGAGTGAGTGGGCACTGCGTGTGATATTAGTACCTTCACCATTTGTCATTCGCTGGAAGAAGCTAGCATTGGTTCCGATGATTAATGGAAACTGCTGTGGTCCTTTAGGGGCTGGGCAGACTAAAGCAAGGATAGTGACTGTTTCTTCTGCACCAGTAAGAGCAACAGGGAATGTGACATCAACTACAATGTATCCTTTATAGGGATAATTGGATGAACTTAGGCCCCAGATGGATAGGCCAGAAAAAGGAAGTATGGGCACATTTGACAGGTGTTCAGAATACCAGGAGTCGAAAACAATAGTGACTTGAGATCCGCTATCCCAAAGAGCATAGCATGGATGTCCTCCTACTTTCACAGCAATGGTAGACGCTGGTCCAACTAAACCCTTGGGAAGACCCTTTGGCTCACAGCTGTGTATCTGGCTCTTTTTGGCAAAACAAGCTCTATCTTCAGCATGGCTGTTCGGATTACTCTTTGTTCCTTTAGCCCTTTTTAAGGAACGTACTAGCTTGTTGATTACAAGAGTGGCATTTTCAGGGGCTTTACATTTAGTTGCGAGGTGTCCCTCTTCACCACATCGGTAACAAAAGTAGTCAGCTTTGGGTTTTGAAAGCTGGTGTTGCGATGAACTTGAAACAGGGGTTTGTGGTAACTGGGCATGGCTTGTTGAATTACTTTGACCAACACTCATTATAGCTAACTGTTGTTGTAACTGCTGTACTTGTTTTTTCAACACCTGAACCTCAGTCTCTTAGACTTCCTTTGAGTCTGTGGGGCTTAATTTGCGTGGTTTCACTCTGTTCTCGATCATCATGGATGAAGCAATATTTGAACGATCAGTTTTTATCTAAGCCCTCAATTCTTGAATTTCTGCTTTAAGTTCATGTACAACAGTGGGACAAATGCTTTCTTCCTGCAAGTGTATGGGCTTTGCAGTAGCAGTTATCTTGCGTCGAGTGGCTTCTATCTCCTCAGCCTCACGAACCTCATTTAACAGACTCAGGAAAGTTGGTGGATTTTCTTTCCGCTCCCTTAATCGCAACTGCAATAGCATCATGTCGGATTCAACAGCTCCTCGAATCAATTGCTCTACTCTAGCCTTATCAGCATTCGCAGAAGTCAGTCCCCCTTTTTGGATGACTTTAGTCAGTGATTTCTCCATTCTTCTCAGAAAAGCAGAAAGTGACTCACCAGGACACTGTCTAAGAAGCCGAAAAGCAAAGTATAAGTCTTCTCCAGACTCAGAAGATCCAAAAGTACTTTCCAGAGCTTCCACATATTTCAACGCTTCAGCATCAGGACACGACATACGGACAGCTTTAATGATTTCCAGGGCTGGTCCCTTTAAACTTTCCACAATTCTTCTCCGTTTCTCCTTTTCAGAGCACTCACATTCAGATATCATCAACTTAGCTTGTTCAATCCAGTGATCCATAGTTTCTTCTCCTACAGGGGTTGGAACAATACCAGAGAAGGTACGTAAACGACGGTAGGCACTTCCATCACTCGATGGTCTTACTGTTTTTTCAAGAATTTCACCCACTGCACGAATTATTGACTCAGGTGAACTGGGATTTGCATTCTGTGGAGAAAATAGAGCATGTACATCAGTCATAGACTTGCCTTCATCCTTCAGAAACTTGGAGAGCTTGTCAGCAAACTCTGCTGGAGCAACATGAGCTGATTCTCTTTCCGTAGCTAAGATAATCATCCAGGCTTCCTCACCATCTGTAGGATGCAATTCCTCAGGGCAATTAGTGGGATCTACAACttctctgcattcacacagcactAACAGAGTTGTCGGAGTGGCTCCACATTTTGAGTCTCGAACCCGTACTCGTCCAAAAAGCTTCACACTCTCGGCCACTTTTTCAATGCAAGCAGTCTCAGTGTTTTGTGGTACTCCTGTCAGCAACAACGCATGAGCTGGGTCGATTACTGCTTCTCTGCACCACTCAAGAAGTTCACTCTGCAGTTGTGGGTCACTTCTGAAAGACATTTCTCAATAATAATCAGTTAGTTACAGGATGGTGTCAGTTTTTCCTCTTCAGTGTTCTTAACGTGTATTAAGGTGTTTAATTTACTCTTCTTAGGGTATCAGGAAAAGGTGAGAgtgtatcccggacgagcccccaatttgtGTAGCGCCCCCTGCCCTCTTAGGCTTTGTCCTGACCTAAGCTCTATAGGGTGGAGCACCGGATTCCTACAGTTTAGCCTCTCGACTATTATTTCACTCCCCCTAATCAGATACCACTTTTAGAGAACTTCACTGAATAAGTaagcaaaacaaattaagttataaacaaatagaaatttatttataaacaaaataaaaataaagatgagtaTAGAGgtatttgttatttataaagGTGATATTATaggtataaatataattataatcaaTACACAATAGATAAAACACTAATTGCAAAGAGAAACAGTTATTAACCTTCAATAAACACACAGTATGAGTATCCAACAACTGGACCCCAATCACTTAAGCAATAAGCATTTTACACTTTTGTGACTTGATGCACTTTTTAGACGCTCCCTTACTAAAACTGTAAATTCACCCTTGAATGATTTAGATTACTCACAATTATTTAGTGCACTCGTATCTCAGATTATAGAATCTCAAAGCAAATATtctctaaataaatgtaaaaataacacctttttctcttttttgtaaACGTTAACAGAAAATGAACACTTTTGCAACACTGAAATATTGAAAGTGGgcccactctcacacacacacacacacacatacagtctcaCCCACCCTCGATGCAGGCCTGTTATGTTGCTCGGGTGCGTAGTGGCCTTTGAAACTGCAAAATGGCCTCTTCACTCTTAAAAGAGCAAAAAGAAAACACTGTAAATGTACCTGGCTTTCCTGCAGCCGTCACGATCGTCGTCCGTCCCGCGATCGATGTCCTCCACCGCGAACCGTCCGTCCGATGCAGCGTCAGCACACAGCATGAACCCTCCCGCCGATGCAATGAATCTGTCCTCCTGAACGAGCTTTCACTCTCTTAACAGTTCACTCGCTAAAACACTGCGTCAGTCTAGTGTAGCATTGACTGCTAAAACACGAGGATATGGTCTCACACGAGCTTCAATGTCTTCAGCTCGCAAACGGTCTCAATATACTCGCAATTATAACACTTATTGCATACACTAAGGTTCTTAAACAACTTTAGAACACTTTAAATCAACTATAAACTTACAATAATCACAGGATTAGTTTTCTGATatgcatacatttacaaaaacaaaacaaacaaacaaacaaacaaacataaaaaaaaaaaaccaaacaccCCAAGCCCAGCCTGTAAGTATACACTACAGTGATAATCAAAACAACTTTTAGTTACAATACATTGCTTTGGGGGGAAGAATTCCCCATGAAGTAACAAAAGAAAGGGCCCCAAATTTTCTGAAATTGTCCAATGTtgccttttaaaataaatctggttCGTTCCAGGTGCAGAGTAGATGTCAATTCTTCAAGCCATAGTTTGGCAGTTGGAGGATTAACATTTTTCCAATACAATAATAGAAGCTTTTTGGCTGTAATCAAACAATATGCAAGGAATTTCTGTTGTGGACTGCTCAATGAATATGTATAATCAGAATGTCCTAATATAATAAGCATTGGGTCAGGATCTATATGTTGGTCAAGAACATCTGAAAGCACTTTAAAGACCTCATTCCAGAATCCCTGTATTTTATGACAGAATACAAAACTATGAGCTAAATCAGCTTCTTCTGATTTGCACTTATCACAAATGGGAGATATGTTGGGGAAAATCCTATGTAATTTCTTTTTTGGGAAATGTAGCCTATGTAAGACCTTGAACTGGATGAGGCATAATCTAGTGTTGATTGATTGTTTATCAATGTCCTCTAAGCTATTCTGCCAAATCTCTTCTGAAATTTTGATGCCAAACTCTCGTTCCCATTCTTCTCTGATCATCTTTGTAGTGGGGGCATTAGCTGCAAATAACCTTTCATAAATTAGAGATAATTGATGTTTTTGTCCCCTGCACTGTGTGAGACAGTCATCAGCAATTGAGGGCGGCACCTCCTCTAGGGAAACATTATGTGTGCGCAGGTAATTTCTTAtttgtaaaaatctgaaaaaatgtatttttggaaGGTTATATTTCTGTTGTAATTGAGTAAAGGAACCTAAAACCCCATCTATATAAAGATCCTTGACTGTGTTTATACCCAACTTCTTCCATTGATTAAAGGTTGTATCTAATTTTGAAGGGAGAAATGATGGGTTATTTGCAATTGGGATTAGGAGAGAAAGTGATTTTATCTTAAGATATTCTCTTATCTGTCTCCAAATTCGTAACTGATTCTTTGTAACAATACTATTAACTACTGTTTGGTCTGTTATCACTGGAGATAATAACATTGCTCCAAGATCATAAGGATGGCAGTAATCTCGCTCTATCTGAAGCCAGTCTGGGGCAGTAGCCGATTGTTCCAACCATAATGTGAAGATTTGTATGTGTGTAGCCCAGTAGTAGAGACGAAAATCTGGGAAGGCTAAACCCCCCTCCTGTTTGGGTTtacaaagatgattttttttaattctatgacTTTTGTAGTTCCACAGAAACGGAAGAATAATGGAGTCCAAGTGCTTAAAGAAGGACTTGGATAATAGTATTGGAATATTacgaaataaatataatatttgagGAAGAAAAATCATTTTTATCGCATTTATTCTGCCAATTAAAGAGATTGGGAGCGTCTTCCAATAGTCTATACACTTCTGTAGTTTAGAAAATAAGGGGTTAAAATTAGCTTTGAAGAGTAGAGAGTATTTACAGGTAACTACAATTCCAAGGTATACAATTTTTTCTGTGGACACCTTAAATGGAGAAGTATGTATTATAGATAGGTCTTTTAAACCAATGGGCATGAGTTCACTTTTTTCTAAATTAACTTTAAAGCcagaaaactttttaaaagtattaataatcTTGAGTACAGCTGGGAGACTCACTTGTGGTTGGGTGATATAAAGCAAAATATCATCTGCATACAATGAtattttattaatagtatttGAAGTATGAAAGCCATGTATGCAAGAATTGGATCGAATGGCTTCTGCAAGAGGCTCTACCGTCAATGCGAACAAAAGAGGCGAGAGAGGGCAACCCTGTCTGGTTCCTCTTTTAAGATAAAAAGAGTCTGAAATTGTTCTATTTGTTAAAACACGTGCTAATGGACTATTGTACAAAATTTTTATCCAAGTTATAAAATCATCACCCAAATCAAATTTCTCCAGGACAGCGAACAAGTAACCCCACTCGACTCGGTCGAATGCCTTTTCGGCATCTAATGATATTACAATCAAATTGTCTCGGATTGCCTTAGGGtgataaattatgttaaataatCTTCTTATATTATGGATAGTGCTTCTTCCTGGAATAAATCCATTCTGATCTACGTTAACCAATTTATTGATAAATTTACAGAGCCTATTAGCGagtgttttagacaatattttttgATCAACATTGAGGAGAGAGATAGGTCTATACGCCTCAACTTCTTCtggat is from Danio rerio strain Tuebingen ecotype United States chromosome 14, GRCz12tu, whole genome shotgun sequence and encodes:
- the LOC101884552 gene encoding paraneoplastic antigen Ma1 homolog: MSFRSDPQLQSELLEWCREAVIDPAHALLLTGVPQNTETACIEKVAESVKLFGRVRVRDSKCGATPTTLLVLCECREVVDPTNCPEELHPTDGEEAWMIILATERESAHVAPAEFADKLSKFLKDEGKSMTDVHALFSPQNANPSSPESIIRAVGEILEKTVRPSSDGSAYRRLRTFSGIVPTPVGEETMDHWIEQAKLMISECECSEKEKRRRIVESLKGPALEIIKAVRMSCPDAEALKYVEALESTFGSSESGEDLYFAFRLLRQCPGESLSAFLRRMEKSLTKVIQKGGLTSANADKARVEQLIRGAVESDMMLLQLRLRERKENPPTFLSLLNEVREAEEIEATRRKITATAKPIHLQEESICPTVVHELKAEIQELRA